The following are from one region of the Mesorhizobium shangrilense genome:
- a CDS encoding amino acid ABC transporter substrate-binding protein: MTTTTRPAARWKAALATTLVVAAGLFTTATQAGPTLDKIKQRGSIKVGVGTTPGFFAPDSNGRWQGFFVDYGRALSITVFGDPDKVEFTNSSPQQRLPALQAGEFDVLLSGVTVTITRAFQLGFHFGPTVFYDGQGILVRKDLGVTKAADLDGATIGVQSGTTGELNIADFFRKTGKKFTPVTIEDTGEFTNALETSRVDAITQDSSDLVGKRTQLKKPDDYIILPERLSKEPLAPAIAGGDDRWLEIVNWTVNATIQAEEWGITSKNVDEFLKSPDPAIQRFLGVDPSLGQAIGLDPKFAYNIIKTVGNYGEIYDRNLKPLGWERGYNNLWTNGGLLYSPPFR; the protein is encoded by the coding sequence ATGACGACAACAACGCGGCCCGCGGCCCGCTGGAAGGCGGCGCTGGCGACAACGCTGGTGGTGGCGGCTGGATTGTTTACGACCGCGACCCAGGCCGGCCCGACGCTCGATAAGATCAAGCAGCGCGGCTCCATCAAGGTCGGCGTCGGCACGACCCCAGGCTTCTTCGCGCCGGACAGCAACGGTCGCTGGCAGGGTTTCTTCGTCGACTACGGTCGCGCGCTGTCGATCACCGTCTTCGGCGATCCGGACAAGGTCGAGTTCACCAATTCCTCGCCGCAGCAGCGCCTGCCCGCGCTCCAGGCCGGCGAATTCGACGTGCTGCTGTCGGGCGTGACGGTGACGATCACGCGCGCCTTCCAGCTCGGCTTCCATTTCGGCCCAACGGTTTTCTATGACGGGCAGGGCATCCTGGTGCGCAAGGATCTCGGCGTGACCAAGGCGGCCGACCTCGACGGCGCCACGATCGGCGTTCAAAGCGGCACCACCGGCGAATTGAACATCGCCGACTTCTTCCGCAAGACCGGCAAGAAATTCACCCCGGTCACGATCGAGGACACCGGCGAATTCACCAACGCGCTGGAAACGTCGCGCGTCGATGCTATCACGCAGGATTCGTCCGATCTCGTCGGCAAGCGCACCCAGCTGAAGAAGCCCGACGACTACATCATCCTGCCCGAGCGGCTGTCGAAGGAACCGCTCGCACCGGCGATCGCCGGCGGCGACGACCGCTGGCTGGAAATCGTCAACTGGACGGTCAACGCAACCATCCAGGCCGAGGAATGGGGCATCACCAGCAAGAATGTCGACGAGTTCCTCAAGTCGCCAGACCCGGCCATCCAGCGCTTTCTCGGCGTCGACCCTTCGCTTGGCCAAGCCATCGGCCTCGATCCGAAATTCGCCTACAACATCATCAAGACGGTGGGCAATTACGGTGAGATCTACGACCGCAACTTGAAGCCGCTCGGCTGG